The Fortiea contorta PCC 7126 genome has a segment encoding these proteins:
- a CDS encoding aminotransferase class I/II-fold pyridoxal phosphate-dependent enzyme codes for MLAQNQAPLLAALKANASRLHAPFYTPGHKQGKGIAQPLAELFGEAVFRADLTELADLDNLFAPQGVIQAAQQLAAQVFGAKQTWFLVNGSTCGIEAAILATCGVGDKIILPRNVHSSAIAGLILSGAIPIFIHPEYDSVLDIAHSVTPEAVKSALEKHPDAKAVLIVYPTYYGICGDLRAIASITHEYNIPLLVDEAHGAHFAFHPQLPTPALTAGADLTVQSSHKTLGAMTQASMLHIQGNRIDSDRITKALQLTQSTSPSYILLASLDSARQQMALHGEELMSRTLQLADIARTRINHIPKLSTPFLTPQPSPGFFTFDQTRLTVTVSDLGLTGFVAEEILDQKLGVTAEFSSRQHLTFIISLGNTAADIEQLIQSFITLSQISPQKKTPISWDNLPRLDIPVQISPRQAFFSPTETIPLEKTSDRICAEIICPYPPGIPLLMPGELITKQSLEYLQQIQALGGFITGCADTNLTTLKVVK; via the coding sequence ATGCTCGCTCAAAATCAAGCACCTTTATTAGCAGCTCTCAAAGCCAATGCGTCCCGTCTCCACGCTCCCTTTTACACTCCAGGACACAAGCAAGGAAAAGGAATTGCTCAACCTTTAGCAGAGTTATTCGGTGAAGCTGTGTTCCGCGCTGATTTAACTGAGTTAGCAGATTTAGACAATCTTTTCGCACCCCAAGGCGTAATTCAAGCAGCGCAACAACTCGCAGCTCAAGTCTTTGGCGCTAAACAAACTTGGTTTCTCGTCAATGGTTCGACTTGTGGAATTGAAGCAGCGATTCTCGCCACTTGTGGAGTCGGAGATAAAATTATTCTACCGCGTAACGTGCATTCTTCAGCGATCGCTGGTTTAATTCTCTCCGGCGCTATCCCCATATTTATTCATCCTGAATATGATTCAGTTTTAGATATTGCTCATAGCGTCACACCTGAAGCCGTCAAAAGCGCCCTAGAAAAACATCCCGACGCCAAAGCTGTGTTGATAGTATACCCCACATATTATGGTATTTGTGGAGATTTAAGGGCGATCGCTTCCATCACCCATGAATATAATATCCCCTTACTCGTTGACGAAGCCCACGGCGCCCACTTCGCCTTTCATCCCCAATTACCCACCCCCGCCTTAACTGCAGGTGCAGATTTAACAGTACAATCCAGCCATAAAACCTTGGGTGCAATGACCCAAGCATCAATGCTGCATATTCAAGGTAACAGGATAGATAGCGATCGCATTACCAAAGCCTTGCAATTAACCCAGTCTACCAGCCCCAGTTACATCCTGCTAGCCTCCCTCGACAGCGCACGTCAACAAATGGCTTTACACGGCGAAGAATTAATGTCTCGCACATTGCAACTTGCAGACATCGCCAGAACCAGAATCAATCATATCCCCAAATTATCCACACCCTTCTTAACTCCTCAACCATCACCCGGTTTTTTCACCTTTGATCAAACGCGATTAACAGTCACCGTTTCTGACTTAGGCTTAACAGGATTCGTAGCCGAAGAAATTCTCGACCAAAAACTAGGCGTCACCGCCGAATTTTCCTCCCGCCAACACCTCACCTTCATTATCAGCCTAGGTAACACCGCTGCAGATATCGAGCAACTAATCCAAAGCTTCATCACCCTCTCCCAAATCTCCCCGCAAAAAAAGACCCCGATTTCATGGGATAATCTTCCTAGGCTGGATATCCCTGTGCAAATTTCTCCCCGTCAAGCCTTTTTCAGTCCTACAGAAACCATACCACTAGAAAAAACCAGCGATCGCATTTGTGCAGAAATCATTTGTCCCTACCCCCCAGGAATCCCCCTATTAATGCCAGGAGAACTGATTACAAAACAGTCCCTAGAATATCTGCAACAAATTCAAGCACTAGGAGGATTCATCACAGGTTGCGCCGACACCAACCTAACAACTCTCAAAGTAGTCAAATG